From Halobacillus sp. Marseille-Q1614, the proteins below share one genomic window:
- a CDS encoding anti-sigma factor domain-containing protein has translation MRKGIVLEQTKKFTIVMADDGSFLKAKRLKNADIGMEVHFQAYEPGSSIGKFMLIHRMKIAAVTIALLLTLFPVYLWHEGNKTYALVNVDINPSVELKVNEKMKVLAINPLNEDAKEMIASLEDWKMSPASEVALQMINFSREEGFLNSDHQVLIGVSYLEGDSELNFSDQIENYIGEKMQDLLLASYTVPEAVRLQAEEEGSSVNELMARKIKDEENQEEETQPASVSIEDDDKAIIQSFYNENESSKENDVEKVDIPDESSSKLEETPVVPIPAQPKKSPHNGQADEKKNKESHKHRSEVLKEKDKQPPSHASSHANGKPLKDKNDHRNEKASDKDNPSLPKNAPPEKKKPNKEKHKDHPSNNGHKNDKDNKGNDKGSYDGRANKGNKDYKAKPNNNKHEKHPHK, from the coding sequence GTGAGAAAAGGTATTGTTTTGGAGCAGACAAAAAAGTTTACCATCGTGATGGCCGACGACGGTTCCTTCCTAAAAGCCAAGCGCTTAAAAAACGCAGATATAGGCATGGAGGTACATTTTCAGGCTTACGAGCCGGGGTCATCAATTGGAAAATTCATGCTCATCCACCGTATGAAGATCGCTGCCGTGACCATAGCTCTATTACTGACATTATTTCCGGTTTATCTTTGGCACGAAGGCAATAAAACATATGCCTTGGTAAATGTGGATATTAATCCTAGTGTAGAACTTAAAGTAAATGAAAAAATGAAAGTCCTGGCCATTAATCCACTGAATGAAGATGCGAAAGAAATGATTGCAAGCCTCGAGGATTGGAAAATGAGCCCGGCCTCTGAAGTGGCCCTTCAAATGATTAACTTCAGCCGCGAAGAAGGTTTTCTAAACAGTGATCACCAGGTTCTTATAGGTGTTAGTTACCTCGAAGGGGACAGTGAATTAAATTTTTCCGATCAGATCGAAAACTATATAGGCGAAAAAATGCAGGACCTTTTATTAGCTTCTTATACAGTTCCTGAGGCAGTCAGGCTTCAGGCGGAAGAAGAAGGTTCATCTGTTAATGAGCTTATGGCCCGCAAAATTAAAGATGAGGAAAATCAGGAAGAAGAAACTCAACCAGCATCTGTTTCTATCGAAGATGATGATAAAGCAATTATTCAATCTTTTTATAATGAAAATGAGTCATCCAAAGAAAATGATGTCGAAAAGGTCGATATTCCTGATGAAAGTTCGAGCAAATTGGAAGAGACCCCCGTGGTGCCGATTCCTGCTCAGCCGAAAAAATCGCCGCATAACGGTCAGGCAGATGAAAAAAAGAATAAAGAATCTCATAAACACCGGTCAGAAGTCTTAAAGGAGAAGGACAAACAGCCTCCTTCTCATGCTTCTTCTCATGCCAATGGAAAGCCGCTTAAAGATAAGAACGATCATCGCAATGAAAAAGCTTCCGATAAAGATAATCCATCACTACCCAAAAACGCTCCCCCTGAGAAAAAAAAACCGAATAAAGAAAAGCATAAAGATCACCCGTCAAATAACGGTCACAAGAATGACAAAGACAACAAGGGGAACGATAAAGGCAGCTACGACGGTCGTGCCAATAAAGGAAATAAAGATTATAAAGCCAAGCCGAATAATAATAAGCACGAAAAGCACCCGCATAAGTAA
- the sigI gene encoding RNA polymerase sigma factor SigI: protein MNRLLQRRNTSLDDQVAAAKQGDDEAKNEILKQYQPFIAKSVSEVCKRYIDPAKDDEFSIGLLAFNEAIHAYSCDKGSSFLSFAKLVIKRKVIDYIRNEQKSLKVISLDDDYVDEEQMENPLEVQAAKDRYALETEAWYRKEEIIEFQAELQKYNLNFHELTESSPKHVDARESAIEVARIVYNNEGLRQQVLEKGRLPMKDLVKRVNVSKKTLERNRKFIIAMVLILSGDYVYLKEYLKGVGM from the coding sequence ATGAATCGTCTGTTACAAAGAAGAAACACCTCCCTTGACGATCAAGTCGCTGCTGCTAAGCAGGGGGACGACGAAGCTAAAAATGAAATCTTAAAACAGTATCAACCTTTTATCGCCAAAAGCGTTTCTGAAGTGTGTAAACGCTATATAGACCCTGCAAAAGATGATGAATTCAGTATTGGATTACTGGCTTTTAACGAAGCCATCCATGCATATTCGTGTGACAAAGGAAGTTCGTTTTTATCGTTCGCGAAGCTTGTCATTAAACGCAAGGTGATCGATTATATCCGCAATGAGCAGAAGAGCCTGAAGGTCATATCATTAGATGATGATTATGTCGACGAAGAACAGATGGAAAACCCTTTAGAGGTTCAGGCGGCCAAAGACCGCTATGCTCTTGAGACAGAAGCCTGGTACCGGAAAGAAGAGATCATCGAATTTCAGGCAGAGCTTCAAAAGTATAATCTCAACTTCCATGAACTGACGGAATCCTCTCCAAAACATGTGGATGCCCGTGAGTCGGCCATTGAAGTCGCCCGAATCGTTTATAATAACGAAGGTTTACGACAGCAGGTCCTGGAAAAAGGACGTCTTCCTATGAAAGATTTAGTCAAGCGTGTGAACGTAAGTAAAAAAACGCTGGAGCGAAACCGTAAATTCATCATTGCTATGGTTCTCATTTTGTCAGGGGATTATGTTTACCTCAAAGAGTACTTGAAAGGGGTGGGTATGTGA
- a CDS encoding flavodoxin family protein, which translates to MKALLLNCSLEKGCQETETENLLDQAAAVFQQEKVDVERIHLRDFQITFGITSSLDGDDDWPFIFESIRKADIVLFATPIALGEQSSIATLIIERLQGYYDMKDKKGQQLFYNKVGGVIVSDHGDGGSRSAAQSILYSLGMLGFTIPPQSSAICTEGDPSNEQIVQTSTNLVNLAEILNFHPIPVLRRRTL; encoded by the coding sequence ATGAAGGCCTTACTACTCAACTGCAGTCTGGAAAAAGGATGCCAGGAGACAGAGACAGAAAATTTGCTCGATCAGGCGGCAGCTGTTTTCCAGCAGGAGAAAGTAGACGTGGAACGGATTCACTTAAGGGACTTTCAAATTACGTTTGGAATAACGAGCAGCTTAGATGGTGATGATGACTGGCCTTTTATTTTCGAAAGCATTCGGAAGGCTGACATCGTTTTATTTGCGACCCCGATTGCTTTAGGGGAACAAAGCAGTATTGCCACTTTAATCATTGAAAGGCTTCAAGGCTACTATGACATGAAAGATAAGAAAGGTCAGCAGCTCTTTTATAATAAAGTCGGAGGCGTTATCGTTTCGGACCATGGAGACGGCGGTTCAAGATCAGCAGCCCAGTCTATTTTATACTCATTGGGGATGCTTGGTTTTACCATTCCTCCTCAGTCCAGCGCTATCTGCACCGAGGGAGATCCATCGAACGAACAAATTGTACAAACAAGTACAAACTTAGTTAATTTAGCAGAGATCTTAAACTTTCATCCGATACCGGTGTTAAGGCGACGAACCCTTTGA
- a CDS encoding S1C family serine protease, whose protein sequence is MTNEDNDKRDIIDEDLYEDIDDEKMYELVQEERRKALEEARRKKENQKPKRPFPKWVFYLIASMMAINVIAVLPNTFSIPAVDFLVTSAKLSADKEIKQYKKAVVVVEAGQSNGTGFSIDSNGTILTNHHVIEGEKQISVGFPDDGLFKAEVVETYPSIDLAVLKIEGEALPFLELADETSFQAEEEFLFIGNPLRFTGIANQGEILKYTDLDSWEDPVLMLDAPIYRGNSGSPVINSEGKVIGVVFATLHDDEEGRVGLAVPIEYFHQSS, encoded by the coding sequence GTGACGAACGAGGATAACGATAAACGGGATATCATTGATGAAGATTTATATGAGGACATTGATGATGAGAAAATGTATGAACTTGTACAGGAAGAACGAAGAAAAGCGTTGGAAGAAGCGCGGAGGAAAAAAGAAAATCAGAAACCGAAACGCCCTTTTCCGAAGTGGGTCTTCTATTTGATCGCAAGTATGATGGCAATTAACGTCATTGCTGTACTGCCGAATACTTTCTCTATTCCGGCTGTCGATTTTCTTGTTACGTCTGCGAAGCTCTCTGCTGATAAGGAGATTAAACAATACAAAAAGGCGGTCGTAGTCGTAGAAGCGGGCCAAAGTAATGGCACAGGTTTTTCCATTGATTCAAATGGCACGATTTTGACGAACCACCATGTGATCGAAGGAGAAAAACAGATTTCCGTCGGTTTCCCGGATGATGGATTGTTTAAGGCAGAAGTGGTGGAAACCTATCCTTCCATTGATTTGGCGGTATTAAAAATAGAGGGAGAAGCCCTTCCTTTTCTTGAGCTTGCGGACGAAACGAGCTTTCAAGCAGAAGAAGAATTCTTATTTATAGGCAATCCATTAAGATTTACCGGGATTGCTAATCAAGGGGAAATTCTAAAGTATACTGATCTGGACAGCTGGGAGGATCCTGTTCTTATGCTTGATGCCCCGATTTATCGTGGAAACTCCGGCAGTCCTGTGATCAATAGTGAGGGAAAAGTGATCGGTGTTGTCTTCGCAACTCTTCATGATGATGAGGAAGGCAGAGTCGGGCTAGCGGTTCCGATTGAGTATTTTCATCAATCCAGTTAA
- a CDS encoding ABC transporter ATP-binding protein, whose amino-acid sequence MRPPSTEKRLLNYALTFKKKIFIGLICVLLAVGLELTGPFIAKRLIDEHVVGIENQWYEVSKETDYTVSYNDSLYVRADRMGGNQEVLSTATILQTGRDYYFIDSEVPVNGSRSVERNLITINTPDAETTVEAEKLNLNELYRFFVPEQRSIYWLLVLYSALLILAAMFSYFHTFILQKTSNRIIRKMRDDLFAHIQRLPINYFVNQPAGKIVARVTNDTEAIRELYVKVLTTFVTSIVYMTGIYAALFLLDVRLALFCVILIPVIWVWMKAYKHWGGKYNTVVRSAVSDMNGNINESIQGMSVIQAFRQEEQVSKDFEQLNSKHFIYQRKLVRLSALTSFNLVNVLRNLAFVAFIWYFGSGTIGAEGLVTAGVLYAFVDYLNRLFQPVTDLVNQLPQLEQARVAAGRVFDLMDEKGEKVNNQKLPRYKGHIKFDEVSFSYEEEDYILKNLNFVVKPGETAAFVGHTGSGKSSVMNLLFRFYDPQKGSITIDDQPITELSRQQVRSHIGIVLQDPFIFSGTILSNVTMNDENISREMAVKALKAVGADQFIEKLPQKYDSPLKEKGSSLSMGERQLISFARALAFNPAILILDEATANIDTETEQLIQKALEVLKKGRTTLVIAHRLSTIQQADQIMVLDQGTIIEKGNHAELMEMEGKYYQMYQMQQGAVKQPAV is encoded by the coding sequence ATGAGACCCCCTTCTACAGAAAAAAGATTATTAAATTATGCACTTACATTTAAGAAGAAAATCTTTATCGGCCTCATCTGCGTTTTATTAGCTGTGGGGTTGGAACTTACAGGTCCATTTATCGCGAAAAGGCTGATAGATGAGCATGTGGTAGGCATAGAGAATCAGTGGTATGAAGTCTCGAAGGAGACGGATTATACCGTCTCTTACAATGATTCTCTGTACGTACGGGCCGACCGAATGGGTGGAAATCAAGAAGTGTTATCCACCGCTACGATCCTGCAGACGGGGAGAGACTACTATTTCATCGATAGTGAGGTGCCAGTAAACGGAAGCCGCTCAGTTGAGAGAAATCTTATAACGATCAATACTCCAGATGCTGAAACAACGGTAGAGGCAGAGAAACTTAACTTAAATGAGCTTTATCGTTTCTTTGTTCCTGAGCAGCGGTCGATCTACTGGCTTTTGGTTTTGTATTCTGCACTGCTGATACTGGCAGCTATGTTCAGCTACTTTCATACATTCATTTTGCAAAAAACATCGAACCGGATCATCCGTAAGATGAGGGATGATTTATTTGCACATATTCAGAGGCTGCCGATCAACTATTTTGTAAATCAGCCGGCAGGCAAAATTGTCGCACGGGTCACCAATGACACAGAAGCGATTCGTGAGCTCTATGTAAAGGTGCTTACGACGTTTGTAACGAGCATTGTTTATATGACAGGGATTTATGCAGCCTTGTTCTTGCTTGATGTGAGGCTCGCACTCTTTTGTGTGATTCTTATCCCTGTGATCTGGGTATGGATGAAAGCTTATAAGCATTGGGGAGGAAAATATAACACGGTCGTCAGGTCGGCTGTCAGCGATATGAACGGAAACATCAACGAATCGATACAGGGAATGTCCGTCATTCAAGCCTTTCGACAAGAAGAGCAAGTATCGAAGGACTTTGAGCAGTTAAATTCCAAGCATTTTATTTATCAGCGAAAACTGGTCAGGCTGAGTGCGTTAACCTCTTTTAATTTAGTCAATGTCCTGAGGAATTTGGCATTTGTGGCCTTTATTTGGTATTTCGGCTCTGGAACGATTGGGGCGGAAGGACTAGTAACTGCCGGGGTCCTATATGCATTCGTCGATTATTTAAATCGATTATTTCAGCCCGTAACGGATCTCGTTAATCAGCTGCCTCAACTGGAGCAGGCGCGAGTTGCTGCAGGCCGGGTTTTTGATTTGATGGACGAAAAAGGGGAAAAAGTTAATAATCAAAAACTCCCGCGTTACAAAGGCCATATTAAATTCGATGAGGTTTCTTTTTCCTATGAGGAAGAAGATTATATTTTAAAGAATTTGAACTTCGTAGTGAAACCTGGTGAAACCGCTGCTTTTGTCGGCCATACCGGATCTGGAAAAAGTTCGGTTATGAACCTTTTGTTTCGGTTTTACGATCCGCAAAAGGGAAGCATTACGATCGATGACCAGCCAATAACAGAATTATCAAGGCAGCAGGTGCGCAGCCATATTGGCATCGTCCTGCAGGATCCGTTTATCTTTTCAGGTACGATCTTGTCGAATGTTACAATGAACGATGAGAACATTTCCCGGGAAATGGCGGTCAAAGCACTAAAAGCTGTAGGAGCTGACCAATTTATTGAAAAGCTGCCGCAGAAATATGACTCCCCTCTAAAAGAAAAAGGCAGCTCGCTGTCGATGGGTGAGCGTCAGCTGATTTCATTTGCGAGAGCGTTAGCGTTTAATCCGGCGATCTTAATTCTTGATGAAGCGACGGCAAACATTGATACGGAGACTGAACAGCTTATTCAAAAAGCGCTTGAAGTTTTGAAAAAGGGGAGAACTACTTTGGTGATCGCTCACCGTTTATCTACGATCCAGCAGGCCGATCAAATCATGGTATTAGATCAGGGTACAATAATAGAAAAAGGAAATCATGCGGAACTTATGGAGATGGAAGGCAAGTATTATCAGATGTATCAAATGCAGCAGGGAGCGGTAAAACAGCCTGCTGTTTAG